In a genomic window of bacterium:
- a CDS encoding monovalent cation/H+ antiporter subunit D family protein, translating into MNIESSFILVPLLLPLVTAILNLVTGKSPNVRDTISSVGAGLTFLSVLTLVSHVTGGGTYSLQLFHIYEGIDVTLRVDGMSLLFALTSSFLWILATFYCVGYMRGLNEHAQTRFYVCYSATIFGAMGVAFSGTLLALYLFYELVSIFTYPLVMHHQDGEAYDGSRKYLTYLMVTSKLMLLPALAAIYVTTGTLDFATNMTTGIFPSTAGRVMVSVLYFLSFFGYAKAAVMPFHNWLPSAMVAPTPVSALLHAVAVVKVGVFSVCRVMLFVFGVDLLHRWNLGIVSAYIAAFTVLAGSAIALTKTNLKARLAYSTISQLSYIVLGVAMLTPSSITGGLMHIPNHAFSKITLFFCAGAIYVAHHKKEIPELDGIGYKMPFTMAAFGLASLSMIGAPPVAGFVTKWYLAKGAMELSSWGLLTVLMVSSLLNAGYFIPIFVRAFFPKGGVAQGTVIAEASPFMVVPLCFTAVLSVIFGFYPELWLSLVEVIK; encoded by the coding sequence ATGAATATCGAGTCTTCCTTCATACTCGTCCCGCTCCTCCTTCCCCTCGTTACGGCGATACTGAACCTCGTCACCGGCAAATCGCCCAACGTGCGCGACACCATCTCCTCGGTGGGAGCGGGGCTGACCTTCCTCTCCGTCCTGACTCTGGTGAGCCACGTCACCGGGGGCGGCACCTACTCGCTGCAGCTCTTCCACATCTACGAAGGAATCGACGTCACCCTTAGGGTAGACGGCATGAGCCTCCTCTTCGCGCTGACCTCCTCTTTCCTCTGGATACTGGCCACCTTCTACTGCGTCGGCTACATGAGGGGGCTGAACGAACACGCGCAGACGAGATTCTACGTCTGCTACTCCGCCACTATCTTCGGCGCGATGGGCGTGGCCTTCTCGGGAACGCTGCTGGCCCTCTACCTCTTCTACGAGCTGGTCTCCATCTTCACCTACCCGCTGGTCATGCACCACCAGGACGGCGAGGCTTACGACGGCAGCAGGAAGTACCTCACCTACCTTATGGTGACCTCCAAGCTGATGCTGCTCCCGGCCCTCGCGGCGATATACGTGACCACGGGGACGCTGGATTTCGCCACCAACATGACCACCGGCATCTTCCCCTCCACCGCGGGCAGGGTGATGGTCTCGGTGCTCTACTTCCTGAGCTTCTTCGGCTACGCGAAGGCGGCGGTGATGCCCTTCCACAACTGGCTTCCCTCCGCGATGGTCGCGCCCACCCCGGTCAGCGCCCTTCTGCACGCCGTCGCGGTCGTCAAGGTCGGCGTCTTCTCTGTGTGCAGGGTGATGCTCTTCGTCTTCGGCGTCGATCTTCTCCACCGCTGGAATCTGGGCATTGTCAGCGCCTACATAGCCGCCTTCACCGTCCTCGCCGGTTCGGCAATAGCGCTTACCAAGACCAACCTGAAAGCCCGGCTGGCCTACTCGACGATTTCGCAGCTCTCCTACATAGTCCTCGGCGTCGCCATGCTGACGCCAAGCTCTATCACCGGCGGGCTCATGCACATACCCAACCACGCCTTCTCCAAGATCACCCTCTTCTTTTGCGCTGGGGCTATTTACGTCGCCCACCATAAAAAGGAGATTCCGGAGCTTGACGGCATCGGCTACAAGATGCCCTTCACGATGGCCGCCTTCGGCCTCGCCTCCCTCTCGATGATAGGCGCGCCCCCGGTGGCCGGTTTCGTTACGAAGTGGTATCTGGCGAAGGGCGCGATGGAACTCAGCTCCTGGGGGCTTCTGACCGTACTCATGGTCAGCTCGCTCCTAAACGCCGGTTACTTCATCCCGATCTTCGTCCGCGCCTTCTTCCCGAAGGGCGGAGTGGCCCAAGGCACGGTCATTGCCGAGGCGTCGCCCTTCATGGTTGTTCCCCTGTGCTTTACGGCTGTACTGTCGGTGATCTTCGGTTTCTATCCCGAACTCTGGCTCAGCCTTGTCGAGGTGATTAAATGA
- the nuoK gene encoding NADH-quinone oxidoreductase subunit NuoK, translating into MIQPQYFGSLEVYLFIALALFTLGLYGLISRPGLIAMLISVELILNAAGLNFMAFNRFLIADKTTGATFTLFIMGLAAAEAAIALSIAVAVYRYRHSIIADELSEMKD; encoded by the coding sequence ATGATTCAGCCACAATACTTCGGCAGCCTTGAAGTTTACCTCTTCATCGCTCTTGCCCTTTTCACCCTCGGGCTTTACGGACTCATCAGCCGTCCCGGCCTCATCGCCATGCTGATCTCAGTCGAGCTTATACTGAACGCGGCGGGCCTCAACTTCATGGCTTTCAACCGCTTTTTAATAGCCGACAAGACCACCGGCGCGACCTTCACCCTCTTCATCATGGGTCTGGCCGCCGCCGAGGCGGCGATAGCGCTCTCGATAGCAGTAGCGGTCTACCGCTACCGCCACTCGATCATCGCTGACGAACTTTCCGAGATGAAGGATTAG
- a CDS encoding NADH-quinone oxidoreductase subunit J — translation MDFSPELSLFVKLGDLAFIAVVAMTLGGALTAVLARQVIHAVLGLVLSLTGVAGLYAFLGNNFIAAMQILIYVGAVCISMVFAVMLSRPPAEEKRSSLREATKIALGLLVAFFTASAIGGALIKKHWTAASESISLGTTGEVGEALLTRNILAFELISLVLLVAIVGSVIIARRGRGSPASAGGEEL, via the coding sequence ATGGATTTTAGTCCTGAATTGAGTTTGTTTGTAAAACTTGGGGACCTCGCCTTCATAGCTGTCGTGGCTATGACCCTTGGGGGAGCGCTTACCGCGGTTCTCGCAAGGCAGGTCATCCACGCGGTACTGGGGCTCGTCCTCTCCCTGACGGGCGTTGCCGGGCTTTACGCCTTCCTCGGCAACAACTTCATCGCCGCCATGCAGATTCTCATCTACGTGGGAGCCGTCTGCATCAGCATGGTCTTCGCGGTGATGCTCTCGCGCCCCCCGGCGGAAGAAAAGAGAAGCTCGCTTCGGGAAGCCACCAAGATCGCGCTGGGCCTTCTCGTCGCCTTCTTCACCGCCTCGGCGATAGGCGGCGCGCTCATTAAAAAACACTGGACCGCGGCGTCGGAATCCATCTCGCTCGGAACCACCGGCGAGGTCGGCGAAGCTCTCCTCACCCGCAACATACTTGCCTTCGAGCTGATATCACTGGTCCTTCTCGTCGCAATCGTCGGCTCGGTAATTATCGCAAGGCGCGGCCGGGGCTCTCCCGCAAGCGCCGGAGGCGAAGAGCTATGA